The following nucleotide sequence is from Armatimonadota bacterium.
TAAGCTTTGCAGGGCTGAAGTGGGCTTTAACCACAATGTATAGTGCAAATTGGCACCCAATCACATGGCTCTCGCACATGCTTGATTATCAACTTTTCGGTCTTAATCCAATGGGCCACCATCTAATGAATCTGCTCATTCATCTAGCAAACACCCTGCTGCTATTTTCGGTGCTGAGGCGAATGACTGAAGCAGTCTGGCGAAGTGCGTTTGTGGCGGCGTTATTCGGCGTGCATCCGCTCCACGTCGAATCTGTTGCGTGGGTAGCCGAGAGAAAAGACGTCCTAAGCACCCTATTTTGGATGCTCACAATGCATGCATATAGCCGATATGCTCAGTCGCCAACTATTAAAACCTATTTACTTGTGGTAGTAATCTTTACTTTTGGGTTAATGTCAAAGCCAATGTTGGTAACTTTACCCTTTGTTCTTCTAATTTTAGATTATTGGCCTCTCGAGCGAATCGGGAGTTCTGGCTTAATGCCAATTGTAACTTCAAGAAATTTTAGAACCTTACTGTTTGAGAAAATCTCGTTGTTCTTCCTATCTGGGATATCATGCGTCATTACTCTTTCCGCCCAGGGTCGAGGCGGTGCAATACAATCGCTAGAGGAATTTACACTAGGGGTAAGGCTAGCTAATGCGGTCGTTGCCTACGCAAGCTACTTAATAAAAATGATTTGGCCTTATCACCTCATTGTATACTATCCTCACCCAGGTTCTAATCTGCCTGCTTGGCAGGTCTTAGCATCTGGATTTTTTTTGGCGCTCATTACATTCATTGCTATAATGCTCGGGCGTAAATATAGATATCTCGCGGTTGGCTGGCTATGGTATCTTGGCACGCTCGTGCCAGTGATTGGCCTCGTCCAAGTCGGCATGCAAGCCATTGCAGATAGATATACTTATGTGCCTCTAATTGGAATCTTCATTGCAATTACTTGGGGAGTCCCCGCGCTAATCAAACCTCATGAAACTTGCAAGAGAGTAGGGGGAAAACAAATTGCATTTTCGATTCTTAAATCATCAGCAGCCTTGTCTATTCTCGCCCTAGCTATATGTACATGGATTCAGGTAGGTTATTGGAAGGATAGCTTCTCCCTTTTTAGACATACACTTGCTGTTTGCCCCCAAAATGCCGTTGCCCACTACAACCTTGGTGTAGCATTTGTGAATAATGGAGACGCTGAAGCCGCTATGGTAGAGTTTCAAAAAGCACTGAATATAAAACCGGGATATCCTGATGCATGGTACAATATTGGCGTCCTTCTTCAGCGCAAGGGTAAAATTGATGAGGCAATCAAAAGCTACTATCAAGCAATCAAACTTGACCCTACGTTGGTACAAGCCCGAAACAATCTTGCCATAATGCTTTTTATTAAAGGAAATTATGCAGAGGCATGGAAAGAAGTTCATGCTTGCATGAAATATGGATTTCAGCCTCATCCCGAATTCCTCAAAGCGCTGTCCCAAAAGATGCCTGAGCCTTAATCCATCGGCAATGCCAATTATATTTTTATAAGTCTAACAAGTGATGTAATGATTGTTTTTTCAGGATATAGAGTGAAAGATTTGAAGGCATGTAATAGAATCAGCTGTTGTAAGTCTAAACAACCGAATGAGTAGATTCAAAAATGAGACATACTCGGCGAAGTACTGAAGGCGTTCTTATTCTATTTGCATCCCTATTATTGCTAATGGGGTTTGCACTAGTCTATGCTGCAAAGCTCCCGCAACTTTACGAAGGTGAGAAAGCAAACATAAACACTGCCGATGAAAATACGTTATCGGCAATTATGGGTATTGACCGCAGGCTTGCAAAACTTATATGCGAATACCGCAGAAAGAACGGGAATTTTACAGATGTTGATTCGCTTGGACGTATAAAGTTGCTCACCAAAGATGAAGCGGAGAAAATTGCTTCATTAAATGCCAGTCGCAAAATTGACCTTACAACTATTAGTCCTGAAGAGCTTTCAGCACAAGCAGGAATCAGCCCCGAAGTCGCCTATAGAATTTTGGAAGCAATAGCAACAAGAGCCCCAGGTGAACCCATAACGGCCATTCTTCTGTCAAAAATTCCTCTTATTTCTAGTGATACTTTGGCCTCACACAAAAAGATCCTGAGAGTTCGAGATGCTGAGCGAGTAATGATTTCATTTTGGATAAAAGCCTTTCTCATGATAAGCGGGTTCTTTATATTTCATTTTACACTGAGAAAAAAAGCACCAAATGCTGACCCTTACCTCATACCATGTGTAATGGTGCTTTCAGGGCTAGGATGCATAATTTTGTTTTCAATTAAGCACCCGCTTCAAGACACCGACGTTTTCAGCCGTCAAGTTCAAGGTGTGCTTATTGGCATTGTCTTCGCAATAATACCCATAAATGCAAAATTCAGCACACTGCGTCTTTGGCGGTATACTTATCTATATGCAATCTTCGCCATCATCTTAACCATAGCGCTAGCACTGTTTGGCAAAGGCCCAGGAGGAACACGACTAAGTTTATTGGGAATTCAGCCGGTAGAGATAGTTAAGCTTGCCTTAGCTTTTTTTGTTGCGAGTTATCTTGCTGACCGTTGGAGTATCCTCTCCGACCGCACTGGTCCACGTCGCCGATTTCAGCTTCCTTTATTCCGTGATATCGGTCCCCTAGCTGTAATGTACTTTCTCTCCCTCGCCACGTTTATCATGGTTAAGGATCTAGGCCCGATGCTTGTCCTTTTTGGAATGTTTGTCGTGCTACTTTACGCTGCAACTGGAAACTCTTTATTTATCGTAGCCGGACTTGGACTCATTGCATTCAGTGGTTGCATTGCCTATTTTTTAAAGCTAGGGGTTTTTGATGTGCGCGTTGATATGTGGCTTCATCCATGGGCAAATTCGCATGCGAACGGAATGCATCTTGCGCAATCACTTTGGGCGTTGGCAACTGGTGGACTATGGGGAAGCGGCTTAGGACTTGGGCAACCGAACTACATACCAAGAGCAGGCTCAGACCTCGTTTTCTCTTCGCTAGGTGAGGAGATTGGTCTTCTTGGCACGATTTTAATGCTTATCTTATATTCAGTACTCCTATCAAGATGCTTTCGAATTGCAATTCGGGCTAGAAATGATTTTGAAAGGTTTCTTGGGGCGAGCATAGCATCACTTCTAGGAATCCAAACGGTTGTTATAATCTTCGGTGTGCTTGGAATCCTTCCGCTTACTGGAATTACCTTACCATTTACCAGCTTTGGGCGGTCTTCAATGATTGCCTCATTCTTTGCATTGGGCTTATTGCTGAGTATTTCATCTGACGGTTCGATTTACTCGTCAAATATTCCAATACAAACCAGGCGAGCACTCAACCGCCTTGCAACCAGCCTCGTTGTTTTATTACTGGGTGGAGCCGGAATATGCCGCCTGATGTGGATTCAAGGCATCCAGGCAGACCAAATAGCTGGTTCATTAGTGATAGTACCCGACGCTGATGGCATTTCACGCCCCCACATCAATCCCCGATTAAAAGCTATAGAAGCAAGAATACCCAGGGGAACTATTTTCGATAGGAATAACCAAATAGTAGCGTTTTCCCACAATGGGAGAAGGTTTTACCCATATGGTGGGTCTATGGTTCACCTTGTAGGCTATCTTGATTCCAGATATGGTGGCCCAACTGGAATAGAAAAAAGCAGAAACAATGACCTTCGTGGCTTTGATAATTACTCAGACCTTCTCCCAATATATCGTCTGAGCCATATGCCTCACTGTCCAAAGCTAAAAGGAAAAGACATAAAGCTTACAATTGACGCCAGACTTCAGGCAAAGGTTGAGAATGCGCTCAGGAAATACGCAAATGCTTTAGTCGACAAGCGCACCGGAAGGGTCAAAAACAAAGGTGCTGCAGTTGTTCTAGATGTTTATACGGGTGAGGTACTTGCCGCAGTTTCAATTCCAAATTTTGACCCCAACAAGCTTTCGTATCACAATTGGAGGAAATATATGGCTGATTTAAATAACGACCATGTGCTCATTAACCGAGCACTGAATGGCCTTTATCCTCCAGGCTCAACGTTCAAAATTATTACAACTGCAACTGCGCTTCAGAATGGAATTGATTTCAAGTATATCTGCAATCATAGCGAACATGGAGTAACATGGCGGTGGAAAGGCAAAACATTCGCACGAAAACGCATTACCGACCTCGAGGATATGTCGCCTCATGGTTTGGTTGATATGGGAAAAGGCCTTAGAGTATCTTGCAATCTATATTTCGCACATTTGGCGATGGAGCTGGGTCCTGAGCTTTTGTATAAGACAGCAACAAAAGGCTTTAAGCTAGAACATATCCCACCGCCAAAGCTACTCGCTGAAGATTTAGCCGATAGCGGCTATGGACAGGGACGGATTTTGGTTACTCCGCTTGAGATGGCACGAGTTGCTGCAACTATTGCAAACAACGGTATCATGATGAAGCCTCAATTTATTAGGGAAATTCGCACCAAAGATGGCAAGATTGCTAAGCAGTTTGAACCAATTGAAATGGGAAGACCTCTGGATTACAAAACAGCGGCTCGCCTCCGAAAAATGATGGTCGATATTACCACACGTGGTACAGCTAAGGGCCTTTTCGAGGGCATAGATATTAAAGTTGCTGGAAAAACCGGAAGCGCTGAGAACGAGCAAGGTGATAGGCTTGCTCATTCGTGGTTTGTAGGATTTGCCCCCGCAGAGGACCCCCGAATTGCCTTTGCCGTTGTTATCGAAAATGGAGGATTTGGAAGTCGCTCTGCTGGACCAGTATGTCGGGAGATAGTTAAAGCTGCTTTATAAGCAGTAAAAACATTTAAATATAACCAAGGAGGATTTTTAAATTGACAAAAGAATCGTTGTTCCCAGATAAACGCGAGATTGCAGAAAAAGAACGCCGTGTTAAGGAATTCATGGAACTAAAAGGGCTTGATGCTCTCGTGCTAACTACCCAAAGCAATTTCGCCTGGTTCACTTGCGGTGCCGATAATCGCGTGGCAAACGCAACAGAAATAGGAGTAGCTTCTGTGGTAATCACTAAGGACTCGAAGTACATAGTTTGCGATAATATTGAATACCCTCGAATATTTGATGAGGAAGTCGGTGACCAAGGGTTTAAGTTCAAAACTTATAATTGGTGGGAAAGCAACCTAGCTGATGAGATTAGTAAACTTACAAGCGGCACTGTAGGTGCTGATACTATAATTGCTGGTACAAAGTTGGTTGCTGGCGATATTTCGCCGCTCAGATATTCGCTAACCGAACAGGAGATAGAACGGTACCGATGGCTTGGTATCAATACAGCTGAGTGCATGTATGAAGCTTGTATTGAAGTCAGACCAGGAATGACTGAGCACCAGATTGCAGCCTTACTTGGCGGCAAGCTTATGGAGAGGGGCATAATACCAAACCTAATTCTGATAGCAGCCGACGAACGAATAAGTAAATATAGACACCCAATTCCCACAGAAAACACTTTGGAAAAATACGCAATGCTGGTTACCTGCGCCCGAAAATGGGGACTAATCCTTTCAATGACACGAATAGTTCACTTTGGCTCAATCTCACCAGAACTCAGACATAAGCATGACGCAGTTATGCAAGTGGATGCCAAATTAATCGGCGCAACCCGGCCTGGTGCACGGGTGGATTTCATTTTCGGCAAGGCAATCGAAGCATATAAGCGCACAGGTTTTCAAAATGAGTGGCACTTCCACCACCAAGGTGGTCCAACTGGCTATGCAGGCAGGGATTATCGTGCTAGACCAGAAGTTGCTGGAATCGTTGAGACAAATCAGGCTTTTGCATGGAACCCTTCTATCGCTGGCACTAAATCCGAAGACACTATAATTGCTTTGACAAATCACACCGAAATCATTTCGACCCATAAGGACTGGCCAACGAAAACAATTGAGATTAACGGAGCAAAAATTGAGCGACCTGATATAATGGAAATGTGACCGTTTGGCGAACAGGGGGTGCCAAATATGAAGTTTGAAAGGCG
It contains:
- a CDS encoding M24 family metallopeptidase translates to MTKESLFPDKREIAEKERRVKEFMELKGLDALVLTTQSNFAWFTCGADNRVANATEIGVASVVITKDSKYIVCDNIEYPRIFDEEVGDQGFKFKTYNWWESNLADEISKLTSGTVGADTIIAGTKLVAGDISPLRYSLTEQEIERYRWLGINTAECMYEACIEVRPGMTEHQIAALLGGKLMERGIIPNLILIAADERISKYRHPIPTENTLEKYAMLVTCARKWGLILSMTRIVHFGSISPELRHKHDAVMQVDAKLIGATRPGARVDFIFGKAIEAYKRTGFQNEWHFHHQGGPTGYAGRDYRARPEVAGIVETNQAFAWNPSIAGTKSEDTIIALTNHTEIISTHKDWPTKTIEINGAKIERPDIMEM
- a CDS encoding tetratricopeptide repeat protein, with protein sequence MTRKPNTSNKKIYAAVMLLAFIVIVPFFQVLWHDFITLDDPTYVISNEQVKKGLSFAGLKWALTTMYSANWHPITWLSHMLDYQLFGLNPMGHHLMNLLIHLANTLLLFSVLRRMTEAVWRSAFVAALFGVHPLHVESVAWVAERKDVLSTLFWMLTMHAYSRYAQSPTIKTYLLVVVIFTFGLMSKPMLVTLPFVLLILDYWPLERIGSSGLMPIVTSRNFRTLLFEKISLFFLSGISCVITLSAQGRGGAIQSLEEFTLGVRLANAVVAYASYLIKMIWPYHLIVYYPHPGSNLPAWQVLASGFFLALITFIAIMLGRKYRYLAVGWLWYLGTLVPVIGLVQVGMQAIADRYTYVPLIGIFIAITWGVPALIKPHETCKRVGGKQIAFSILKSSAALSILALAICTWIQVGYWKDSFSLFRHTLAVCPQNAVAHYNLGVAFVNNGDAEAAMVEFQKALNIKPGYPDAWYNIGVLLQRKGKIDEAIKSYYQAIKLDPTLVQARNNLAIMLFIKGNYAEAWKEVHACMKYGFQPHPEFLKALSQKMPEP
- a CDS encoding FtsW/RodA/SpoVE family cell cycle protein, encoding MRHTRRSTEGVLILFASLLLLMGFALVYAAKLPQLYEGEKANINTADENTLSAIMGIDRRLAKLICEYRRKNGNFTDVDSLGRIKLLTKDEAEKIASLNASRKIDLTTISPEELSAQAGISPEVAYRILEAIATRAPGEPITAILLSKIPLISSDTLASHKKILRVRDAERVMISFWIKAFLMISGFFIFHFTLRKKAPNADPYLIPCVMVLSGLGCIILFSIKHPLQDTDVFSRQVQGVLIGIVFAIIPINAKFSTLRLWRYTYLYAIFAIILTIALALFGKGPGGTRLSLLGIQPVEIVKLALAFFVASYLADRWSILSDRTGPRRRFQLPLFRDIGPLAVMYFLSLATFIMVKDLGPMLVLFGMFVVLLYAATGNSLFIVAGLGLIAFSGCIAYFLKLGVFDVRVDMWLHPWANSHANGMHLAQSLWALATGGLWGSGLGLGQPNYIPRAGSDLVFSSLGEEIGLLGTILMLILYSVLLSRCFRIAIRARNDFERFLGASIASLLGIQTVVIIFGVLGILPLTGITLPFTSFGRSSMIASFFALGLLLSISSDGSIYSSNIPIQTRRALNRLATSLVVLLLGGAGICRLMWIQGIQADQIAGSLVIVPDADGISRPHINPRLKAIEARIPRGTIFDRNNQIVAFSHNGRRFYPYGGSMVHLVGYLDSRYGGPTGIEKSRNNDLRGFDNYSDLLPIYRLSHMPHCPKLKGKDIKLTIDARLQAKVENALRKYANALVDKRTGRVKNKGAAVVLDVYTGEVLAAVSIPNFDPNKLSYHNWRKYMADLNNDHVLINRALNGLYPPGSTFKIITTATALQNGIDFKYICNHSEHGVTWRWKGKTFARKRITDLEDMSPHGLVDMGKGLRVSCNLYFAHLAMELGPELLYKTATKGFKLEHIPPPKLLAEDLADSGYGQGRILVTPLEMARVAATIANNGIMMKPQFIREIRTKDGKIAKQFEPIEMGRPLDYKTAARLRKMMVDITTRGTAKGLFEGIDIKVAGKTGSAENEQGDRLAHSWFVGFAPAEDPRIAFAVVIENGGFGSRSAGPVCREIVKAAL